The DNA region agcgaggcgtaagccccgaggcacgaggcgtaagcctcatgggactttaatttttagtattttataaaatgatataattataataaatacttttaaattggttaaataacgtaaaaaattgaagaaaacaataaataagtgatatatatatatatatatatatatatacacacacatatacatactccacccccacaaaaaaactaattagaacaatctattatacgtacttacaagtataagtgactgctcgttacttttttgagatagtagaagacaagataaataattggaaaagaacatatattaggcattctagcaataaaaaaaggtcttgacttttaaatttaatgtttcagttcctttttaaaatatttgagtaattacatgttgacttttgaaaatttggacattatactaaggacttatttaacaaatttcgttttagtttgaagaagttttctggacttacgccccaacaaaaaaaaactcgccccaaacgcctaggcttacgccccaacaaaaaaaaaactcgccccaaacgcctgggcgtacgccccaaattgctgggcgtacgcctttggggacttgcgccccgacccatcgccccgaggcatttttggtacgccccgccccggggctcgccccgaggctcgcctcaaaaacgccttttaaaacactgctggGGACAGCAAGGAAATAGGCCCAAAATTGCGAGTAACCAAAGGCTTGCAACTTTGAAGCCCATATAAATCAAGACAGCATAGAAACAGACCCAACACCAAAAATAAATAGAAAAGCCCACAAGATCATTTTTCTTGAACAAAAATAGGCAATGCCATACAAACAAATATACACAGCTTCCAACCAATATACCATGGGTATACAtgttgcacctcatttttaccaaaggctaaacaaagcacaacttatggagctctgaaataattaattatgtacagagtcgccacctagcatttaaggtatactagggtacctataaattattaatatatgcagcttaacatgatctacgaaaataagtgagattctaggtaagggttcaaattattccgaagggaaggtgttaggcatccttcagaatccacaaatgtggttcccggctggaccaatttaactatacgagggaagtgtaaaaaggctttattatttacaaaaattaatagaatttagactaaagaataatatgaatattcacataaataatcatgcaatacgtattttatacatatgtgttataataattattaaaaaaaaaagttatgtgtaacttagaagcttgggtatgtgacaaaggtataaaaaatgggcatgaaattattttgcactcgaagtgagttaactaatttaactagctaagtatgtacgcctaatcaattaattatgaaagTATATTATAAatcctaaatattgaggcaaatcaccctatttattcacttaagtgtgctaagctattgaattaaaactctagcaaaacaTCATAACTATAGGaatattaactacaaaaataataactgtctaatattaatttgtctaaaacacataaaatttaaatcacctaagcagatcataaataaataccactaacctacaccctaaaaagtaaagtttcactatattttatgcttgcataacttaagaatgtaaaaaaaaaatatataaacaaagaatttaagaagctatttgaacttcttttgagtgtcatcttcaaaaagtaactccggatacctgcatgagacttaataaaaatgttagtaagaaaataaataactagcggatgaattaaagaaataatgaataaacttaaaataaaaaccccgtctttgtacatggaaggccttggaaatcgacggaaatttcttcatcggccaattgGGTTAACATTCTCTGGATCAGTATCATAAATCTTGTTTTATATAGTAAATATCATGTTAACATCCTACATTTTAGTAACATTTCACTCAGTACCTTACAGAACTATGTCAAATGAAAACACCCCCAAAAAAAGAATCAAACATTTTGATGACCGCATTTTGCATCTAACCAAACCTTCTTAAAATATAAACACACGCAATGCACCATTCCCCtcgaaaaagaagaagataaagagAGATTAATCATACAAAAAAACAGCTAATGAAAACttgaaaaggaagaagaaaaatgaaGTGTGTAAAGTTTTTCCCCCTTCATTTTCACCTTATACTTTTCTGACTAGCCTAAAAATATAGTCATTAGATCTCAGCTAATCTAATCAAAATCAAAGTAGTGTAATTGGTGCAAAATAACAAGAAGGGCACCTGATTAAACCATTCTCATTACAACCCATACAAGTTCTAAATCCGCCTTTCTCACTATAACACTTGTGACTTCCATTACATTCATCACATAGTACAAATCTATGTCCCCCACACACTTCACACGTGCTAAAATCAGCTGGAATTAACCCTTCAACATACTTCTTCAACTCACAAGCTTCATGTAATTGACGAATCTCCTCAGCACCACCAATGTACTTCCCACCAATAAAAACTCTTGGCAAGGACAATTTCGTCTTTTTACCCAATATGTTTTTCAGTTCTTCCATAAACCCAACATCCATAGACACATCTCGTTCGTCGATTGAAACACGAAAGCTACGAAGAATTGATCGAGAACCTGAAAGAATAAATTGGAACTTTGGGTTATGTTTTTGTGTTATCAGTATTGTTTTGACTGGATGTTTGTTGTGTGTTCAAAGCAAAATTGGGAGACTATGGTGTTGGAATCGGCGAATATGGAAGAACAATATAGAGTAAAAATGATAGAGGAGTTCACCGGATCTCGGAGTTCGCCGGTATTAATGGAGTTAAACGGAGACAGTGAAGAGAGCGAGGTGGTGGCGTGGCTGTTTGCTGGTTCGCTGGTAATGGTTGTTCATCGGAACTGGGAGCTCTGGCGTGGAGGGCTGGCGGCGCGTTGGCTAGAGAAGAAAAGGGAGTGGGGCAGCGGCGTTGTGGTGGTTGTCCGGTGGTTCTCGACTGCTCCAGCGTCGGGCAGTGGGGGTAGTGGCGGCGTTAATGGGGGAGAGGGAGATCAAGTGGGGCTGTGCGGTGATGGTGGTAGTTTGGTAAAGGTGGGCGGAGCGTCGCCGGAGCTCGTGGAGGCGGCGGCGGCTGTTGGGAGTGGGGAGAGGGagaaaaatgtttagggttttcaGAAGAGAGGGAAAAAAAATCTGAGTGTTcaagtgttgtgtgtgtgtgtccaataattaaattaaccccacccttttcttataatgcaaaatggtccctgttttgtccaaagaatagaagattgcacccttttgtctcctcaatgcttatcttaatccctttttaaaaaaaatgatgaaatctTGACTTGATCcgattttactctgcgttaaaaaaaataatgactccgattttctctgcactgtcagactgtactaaaatatagttaactaatgcatgtataaataataacacaagtataaaatataaacattaatgtctatgatatgaaaatgtattgctataaaattaagaaacaattattaattgcacaaaaatggtagtattacgctgtacatgtgcaaaataatgattcttgaaaaaatgacaataaattgagaaaattcctaaaataaggataatcatcaataaattgttgaaaaaatgtaaaaatgtgtaaaaatgtatttcgtgctctttaacgaatcagggccccccaaaatgttaattttaagcacgtcgagccaaaattaggtgtcaacaacttgtccctcttcgaccggagacgatgaaagagttttcggacgaagacatTGACAtttagcctattttggctcgacaaaaaattgctaaaaggatatgtacgggGAAAGAGGCCAGCcgttggtagagctttgacaatactcttaGTCCGTCGGCAGGGTTGCGAtagaaagaaaaatgataaaaagggaaggattgtaTACTTgatggggaaagaatgattctcgtcccgatgtgaccgaactctgcatagagcttcctacatatctcgtcaatcacgagaatcaggtcagtgtagttcgaaaggtgataactaatggatgtttgtggcaaattttgatcgtccaatcaaaattttgccccagtgttgtcagaatggtcctagcaagtgtaggatgaAGAACGATCGTGCTCAAATTTGAGCTACCTACATATCGCTGGGATGGGAGTCAGACCGACTGTAGTTCGGGATGTCATGCTatgtaacgcctttgcttcggcgaagAATGCAGGTGCAGAAGATGATGCCTTTGCTTTGGCGTAGAATGCAGGTGCAgagcaatgcgtctgcgagcatacgcagagcatttgaaaataataataaaacaaggcagatgcggtgcgatgtcttatgcagaaattttcaaagggcgatGCGCGGCctgtgcaacatataaaaggcggtgctcagccttatgcagaaattacaaaagggcggtgcgcagcccatgcacaaattacaaaagggcggtgcatggctcatgtaacatatgaaaggcggtgctcagccttatgcagaaatttaaatgggcggtgcgcagcccatgcaacatgaaaggcggtgctcagccttatgcagaaattacaaagggcggtgcatggcccatgtaacatatgaaaggcggtgctcagccttatgcagaaattacaaagggcggtgcatggcccatgtaacatatgaaagcaatgcgaagggcggtgcgcagcccctgcatcatatgaaaggcggtgctcagccttatgcagaaattacaaagggcggtgcatggcccatgtaacatatgaaagcgatgcgaagggcggtgcgcagcccgtgcatcatatgaaaggcggtgctcagccttatgcagaaattacaaagggcggtgcatggcccatgtaacatatgaaagcgatgcgaagggcggtgcgcagcccgtgcatcatgtgaaaggcggtgctcagccttattcagaaattacaaagggcggtgcatggcccatgtaacatatgaaagcgatgcgaagggcggtgcgcagcccgtgcatcatatgaaaggcggtgctcagccttatgcagaaattacaaagggcggtgcatggcccatgtaacatatgaaagcgatgcgaagggcggtgcgcagcccgtgcatcatatgaaaggcggtgctcagccttatgcagaaattacaaagggcggtgcatggcccatgtaacatatgaaagcgatgcgaagggcggtgcgcagcccgtgcatcgtatgaaaggcggtgctcagccttatgcagaaattacaaagggcggtgcatggcccatgtaatatatgaaagcgatgcaaagggcggtgcgcagcccatgcatcatatgaaaggcggtgcacagccttatgcagaaatttaaaagggcggtgcatggcccaggcattaataaaaggcggtgagcaatgcaggtgcaatgcaatgcggctgcgagcatacgcagaggcatttgaaaataataaagcaatgctggtgtggagggtaacgcctttgcttcggtgcgaatgaagtgcagaaggtaaggtccttgggccatgaaatggtgcctttaggcgatgagaatgatgcctttagactatgacgccctcgATGTCCTGTTGTGGGGCTGGATGAGTCAATGTAGTGTCCTATTGTGGGGCCGGATgagcccgtgccttttctctcaaaatgtgccattggtggaatttttgagggccccctcaaaaactctgtcccagtttaaacaaacaaaaattcgcATATTTCCAGCGGAAAGTGATGTgcacttgcttttttttttttttttgttttttaagctactcaaaaatgttctcccaatttcatgcttcagcggagaaatacgaggatctttcatggtaagaccagatgtcgatacctcgtagagttagtaacaacacaacaacattgaactatatttactgtgcaacgataaaaaacaaaattaagaaaaaaaaaataataacaaaatcacgaaagcaaaatccagcaaaattgttttttttttttaataataacaatgattgatataacatgccccgacttcagttggtaccaacaattagtattgtgcataagaattcaccattatttatcgtccaacaaaccaagatcgacttattggtaattcctatagcttcaagtggtacctcagacatacctaaagatcgacaagattggttgattttgcttcaaacaaggattatgaactatacctatcctcatgtttcaagtgccctcaccagaaagaaagtctcttttaacacatattcagtatttttgaactttgagacatctagagaagtacactcaaactcagaaagatgttcaatgcttgcaattgtaataccataagcttggccgtcatgtaagtatccactaatgagagaaaccttagcatagaatcacgtagggcttgttatggtgttgtaacgtaggcttgggaaaagggtaggatattatttgggtaaggattgactaatccttccctaagcgttgcactatgtctgtgctcagtatttgtgtgctctgacactTTGTtgtattgtccctttcttttgtacttgtgcgacctcttttgcaagttcaagcccttttttcattttttttttttttttgagtttagggttgcatgcctgagtgtgaaaataaaaagaaataacgggttgtatgtctGAGATCCCGAAtgagtgagttttttttttttttttttttgtgtggcctccttcttgctttggaggtcgttcttagcctttgtttttctgggacggtcgaatccccctttttttgtttttttgttttttaagctTCAGCACAAATCTCTATCCGCAGTTGCACGTTTTTTTAGTAcactcagggaggttgggccaagagagagatagtgcatgtaagcactcagaaatgatataggcttatgatgtggtggtaaaagaaaaggctttaggctcaaagggggaatgctagggataatgtcattggtaggctagaaaggctcaaacgggtcaaagaaggcctacgatccttttctatgctgagtgttactcataatttcgcctcaacagacattcaagCCAAGTTccagatcacaatgcaatgcaattgaacgctatctaaagctcaccacacaatgcacatgaaacaatgaggttggttttgtttttgtcttacaagcatgcaagagaatttttcgagtgtcacttaaagtgtgaatgagaggtaccaaaagaatctatagtttaccgcgaagtcagtcctctccatcatattgattgttacttgtATATTTCCTATGCACAatcctaactgtgttggtaccaaccaagtcaaagatatgaatctaaaaaatatttttgtattttttgaatggGGGTACCGAACCcgagaagggttgcctacgtatctcatcttagatgagaatcaggtgcgcgtagttcgttcagataggatagaaagagaaaaaaaatatttttgtgattttcaaaataaagaattttttttgtgattttttaataatgaataccgaacccaaaagggctgcctacgtatctcgtcaaagaagagaatcaggtgtgcgtagttcttacagatagggtataaaatgtgcatgattgaagaaaaaaatattttacaaaatgcagggttcaacacaagtcaactaaaatagttagataaagtgctaaggtagtgcaaagcaaataacaacaatatttatttaaaaacaaaaacatgtaacaaatagagtatgtgaaaaatgaaaagaatattcgaaataaaggataaaattcaacctagctaaaaacaactgcaaaatggatgtacagtaacctaggaattctaagagttggttttcctatgacacaaggctcccccaagcggacaacttagGAGTGGacagtccgtggccgtcgactgcaccgccgatcgactaaatccacaagatcgatccaactaaaagggtaatttagtagtgcac from Lycium barbarum isolate Lr01 chromosome 10, ASM1917538v2, whole genome shotgun sequence includes:
- the LOC132612760 gene encoding uncharacterized protein At3g28850-like, translated to MDVGFMEELKNILGKKTKLSLPRVFIGGKYIGGAEEIRQLHEACELKKYVEGLIPADFSTCEVCGGHRFVLCDECNGSHKCYSEKGGFRTCMGCNENGLIRCPSCYFAPITLL